A genomic region of Gossypium hirsutum isolate 1008001.06 chromosome D01, Gossypium_hirsutum_v2.1, whole genome shotgun sequence contains the following coding sequences:
- the LOC107963367 gene encoding probable xyloglucan endotransglucosylase/hydrolase protein 33, with translation MAIFQHIILLLCLSLFCMTSLVSSHNKHYTTPTVPRLTDLFSHVSVNQSFSNVFGGPNIKILNNGSTATFALDRTSGSGLASWNKYNYRFFSAAIKLPAGLTSGVVVAFYLSNADMYPHSHDEIDIELLGNDKRIDWVLQTNVYANGVSTGREEKFYFWFNPTLQHHYYSILWNNHHIVFLVDNIPVREFPNNGKFSAAHPLKPMSLYVTIWDGSQWATHGGKYPVNYKYAPFVTSLTDVEMVGCIVNPKQPNSSCSSASVSSIDPVEGPDFVKLSNQQMSAMVWARRKLMFYSYCKDTSRFKVLPPECK, from the exons ATGGCTATATTCCAACATATTATTTTGCTTCTTTGTCTCTCATTGTTTTGCATGACAAGCTTAGTTTCTTCACACAACAAGCATTACACCACTCCTACCGTTCCACGTTTAACAGACTTATTTAGCCATGTCTCAGTGAATCAAAGTTTTTCCAATGTTTTTGGTGGACCAAATATCAAGATTCTCAACAATGGGTCCACGGCCACTTTTGCTCTGGACAGAACCTCAG GGTCAGGATTGGCATCTTGGAACAAATATAACTACAGATTCTTCAGTGCAGCAATAAAGTTGCCTGCAGGTCTCACATCTGGAGTGGTGGTAGCCTTCTAT TTGTCTAATGCAGACATGTATCCACACAGTCATGATGAGATTGATATTGAATTGCTTGGAAATGATAAACGAATTGATTGGGTCCTCCAAACAAATGTATACGCAAATGGTGTCAGTACTGGAAGAGAAGAGAAATTTTATTTCTGGTTTAATCCAACACTGCAGCACCATTACTACAGCATTCTTTGGAACAATCATCATATAGT GTTCCTGGTTGATAATATACCAGTGAGAGAGTTCCCAAACAATGGAAAATTTTCTGCCGCACATCCCTTGAAGCCAATGTCTCTTTACGTCACCATATGGGATGGGTCGCAATGGGCAACTCATGGAGGGAAATACCCTGTGAATTACAAGTATGCTCCATTTGTAACTTCGCTGACTGACGTGGAAATGGTTGGGTGTATAGTAAATCCTAAGCAGCCTAATTCATCTTGTTCCAGTGCCAGCGTTTCAAGTATCGACCCTGTCGAAGGACCTGACTTTGTTAAGCTATCGAATCAACAGATGTCCGCCATGGTTTGGGCTAGAAGGAAGCTCATGTTTTACTCATACTGCAAAGATACATCAAGGTTTAAAGTCTTACCTCCGGAATGCAAGTAA